A DNA window from Patagioenas fasciata isolate bPatFas1 chromosome 1, bPatFas1.hap1, whole genome shotgun sequence contains the following coding sequences:
- the RRP1B gene encoding ribosomal RNA processing protein 1 homolog B, translated as MAPAAVQPPEIQFAQRLAANEKRIRDRALKKLRRYVSGRTQRPDGGFSQEELLKIWKGLFYCMWMQDKPLLQEELANNISQLIHVIQNMEARHLFIQTFWQTMNREWNGIDNLRLDKYYMLMRMILRQSFEVLKRNEWDESLIELFLQLQIKEIMDPESGAPVGIKLHFVDIYLDELAKVGAKELTADQNLKFIEPFCKIAANSKDRSVLHAVATGIFELIVDQSPYAIEDLMKELGSNSDEEDASEEDKEENEEALKTKGDRCLSRKSVQSSEKTVDGYENSDDGIGTVLQFDYKAVADKLFELASKKNAPSLNRKRLYKLVKKFQDLAEGIFPQDFPEDVSTDEDDDEFSRGRRKKKAVKPWEKNKLDEVKDLEDEQEMSSAKEAPVPQKKRKKRKKRDSLSADSGTADGNSEEGVAETSGSNVFSQGKVPENNKERKKKKLLLNQANETTNSATDTKENHSISAQNSLRDTEQSKKSQLKKIIPKVQNVPVKPACQNGSANASEGEGVSPSVTPLTPKAMRKQQKAGAVLMNGDTLLQQTDLKSNKEGLLGTLSGDADSRKVKLKTKTKLVGLEGMKVSSQKATILKKKRKVKEVLNSVEANGVLETACKKSRKGESSAALSSLKKKKAKPGSDFVKFEKSTLPKPGNDFVKFEKSTLPKPVFFRKARSTISSTRAPSMQMNKLQSSSSKKVTFGLNKNMTAEFKKTDKSILVSPEGPSRVAFNPEQKPRHGVLKSPTGTPAGEPQMKKPFTVSAKKRPTAMDFF; from the exons ATGGCTCCCGCCGCCGTGCAGCCGCCCGAGATCCAGTTCGCGCAGCGGCTGGCCGCCAACGAGAAACGCATCCGGGACCGTGCCCTCAAGAAGCTACGGAGATACGTCAGCGGCCGGACCCAGCGGCCGGACG GTGGCTTCAGCCAGGAAGAACTGCTAAAAATATGGAAGGGTCTGTTCTATTGTATGTGGATGCAGGATAAACCTCTGCTACAG GAGGAACTTGCAAACAATATCTCACAGCTTATCCATGTGATTCAGAATATGGAGGCTC GACACCTGTTCATTCAGACATTTTGGCAAACTATGAACCGTGAATGGAATGGGATAGACAACCTGCGCCTTGATAAGTACTATATG CTAATGCGCATGATTTTGAGGCAGTCATTTGAAGTGCTGAAAAGAAATGAATGGGATGAAAG tctgaTTGAACTATTCCTGCAGCTACAAATTAAAGAAATTATGGACCCAGAGAGTGGTGCTCCTGTTGGGATAAAGTTACATTTCGTTGATATCTATCTGGATGAATTGGCTAAAGTTGGTGCAAAGGAG CTCACAGCAGACCAGAATCTGAAGTTCATTGAACCTTTCTGCAAAATTGCTGCCAATTCAAAGGA TCGAAGTGTGCTGCATGCCGTCGCCACTGGTATCTTTGAGCTCATTGTGGATCAGTCCCCCTATGCCATTGAGGACCTGATGAAAGAACTGGGTAGCAACAGTGACGAGGAGGATGCATCTGAAGAagacaaagaggaaaatgaagagGCACTTAAAACCAAAG GAGACAGATGTTTGTCAAGAAAATCAGTACAGAGCTCTGAAAAAACAGTGGATGGTTATGAAAATTCTGATGATGGTATTGGGACTGTTCTTCAG TTTGATTATAAGGCTGTTGCTGACAAACTCTTTGAATTGGCAAGCAAGAAAAATGCACCTTCCCTTAACAGAAAGCGTCTGTACAAGCTGGTCAAAAA GTTCCAGGACTTAGCAGAAG GAATCTTCCCCCAAGATTTTCCTGAAGATGTTTCTacagatgaagatgatgatgaattCAGCAGGGGAAGGCGAAAGAAAAAAGCTGTCAAGCCATGGGAGAAAAACAAGTTGGACGAAGTAAAAG ATTTAGAGGATGAACAAGAGATGTCAAGTGCAAAGGAGGCACCGGTTCcccagaagaagagaaaaaaaaggaagaagagggaCAGCCTAAGTGCTGATTCTGGAACAGCTGATGGAAATTCTGAGGAGGGAGTAGCTGAAACATCTGGATCTAATGTTTTTAGCCAGGGAAAGGTGCCAGAAAATaacaaggaaaggaagaaaaagaaattgctaTTAAATCAGGCAAATGAGACCACAAATTCAGCAACTGACACCAAAGAAAATCACAGTATCTCTGCACAGAACAGTCTGAGAGACACAGAACAGAGCAAAAAGAGTCAGTTGAAGAAAATTATTCCCAAAGTGCAGAATGTTCCTGTAAAACCAGCGTGTCAGAATGGATCAGCTAATGCCAGTGAGGGAGAGGGTGTCAGCCCTTCTGTCACACCCTTAACTCCTAAGGCTAtgagaaagcagcagaaagcagGGGCTGTGCTGATGAACGGGGATACCCTTTTGCAGCAAACTGACCTGAAATCCAACAAGGAGGGATTGCTGGGGACCCTGTCAGGAGATGCAGACTCCAGAAAGGTCAAATTGAAGACAAAGACAAAGCTGGTTGGTTTGGAAGGGATgaaggtctccagccagaaaGCAACAAtcttgaaaaagaagagaaaagtaaAAGAGGTGCTGAACTCTGTCGAAGCTAATGGAGTTCTGGAGACTGCCTGCAAGAAAAGCAGGAAGGGG GAAAGCAGTGCTGCTCTGTCatcattaaagaaaaagaaagcaaaaccaggaAGTGATTTCGTCAAATTTGAAAAATCAACTTTACCAAAGCCAGGAAACGATTTTGTAAAATTTGAAAAATCAACTTTACCAAAGCCAGTATTCTTCAGGAAAGCCAGAAGCACCATCTCTTCTACCAGGGCCCCATCCATGCAG ATGAACAAGCTGCAGTCATCCAGCTCCAAAAAAGTCACATTTGGCTTGAATAAAAACATGACTGCTG AGTTTAAAAAGACTGACAAAAGTATACTAGTGAGCCCAGAAGGACCCTCCCGTGTGGCTTTCAATCCTGAACAGAAACCCCGTCATGGGGTGCTGAAGTCGCCCACGGGTACCCCAGCAGGAGAGCCTCAAATGAAGAAACCATTTACTGTATCAGCTAAGAAGAGACCAACTGCTATGGACTTCTTTTAA